Proteins from one Triticum aestivum cultivar Chinese Spring chromosome 7A, IWGSC CS RefSeq v2.1, whole genome shotgun sequence genomic window:
- the LOC123148137 gene encoding 26S proteasome regulatory subunit 8 homolog A: MAAVAMDIAKPSALPASVDDPSAASAKGRAGGGEGLRQYYLQHIHDLQLQIRTKTHNLNRLEAQRNDLNSRVRMLREELQLLQEPGSYVGEVVKVMGKSKVLVKVHPEGKYVVDLDKSIDITKITPSTRVALRNDSYMLHLILPSKVDPLVNLMKVEKVPDSTYDMIGGLDQQIKEIKEVIELPIKHPELFESLGIAQPKGVLLYGPPGTGKTLLARAVAHHTDCTFIRVSGSELVQKYIGEGSRMVRELFVMAREHAPSIIFMDEIDSIGSARMESGSGNGDSEVQRTMLELLNQLDGFEASNKIKVLMATNRIDILDQALLRPGRIDRKIEFPNPNADSRGDILKIHSRKMNLMRGIDLKKIAEKMNGASGAELKAVCTEAGMFALRERRVHVTQEDFEMAVAKVMKKDTEKNMSLRKLWK; encoded by the exons ATGGCGGCGGTGGCGATGGACATCGCGAAGCCCTCGGCGCTGCCGGCGAGCGTTGACGACCCGTCGGCGGCGTCGGCCAAGGgcagggccggcggcggggagggccTGCGCCAGTACTACCTGCAGCACATCCACGACCTGCAGCTCCAGATCCGGACCAAGACGCACAACCTCAACCGCCTCGAGGCCCAGCGCAACGACCTCAACTCTCGAG TTAGAATGCTCCGGGAAGAGTTGCAGCTGCTTCAAGAACCGGGCTCATATGTTGGCGAGGTTGTGAAGGTCATGGGCAAGTCAAAGGTTCTAGTGAAG GTTCATCCAGAaggcaaatatgttgtagatcttGATAAAAGTATTGATATTACAAAGATAACCCCTTCAACAAGAGTTGCTCTTCGGAACGACAGCTACATGCTTCACCTTATCCTGCCCAGCAAAGTCGATCCACTGGTTAATCTTATGAAGGTGGAGAAGGTTCCTGACTCTACCTATGATATGATTGGTGGTCTTGATCAGCAAATTAAAGAGATCAAGGAG GTGATTGAGCTTCCCATCAAGCATCCTGAGCTGTTTGAGAGTCTCGGAATTGCCCAACCAAAG GGTGTCCTTCTTTACGGGCCTCCAGGTACAGGGAAAACATTACTTGCTCGTGCAGTTGCTCATCACACCGACTGCACCTTCATCAGGGTGTCAGGTTCTGAGTTGGTTCAGAAGTATATTGGAGAGGGTTCCCGGATGGTTCGTGAACTCTTTGTGATGGCTAG GGAGCATGCACCATCCATTATATTTATGGATGAAATAGACTCTATTGGATCTGCTAGAATGGAGTCGGGATCTGGCAATGGTGATAGCGAGGTTCAGCGTACTATGCTTGAGCTTCTGAACCAACTTGATGGTTTTGAAGCATCGAACAAAATTAAGGTTCTTATGGCAACAAATAGGATAGACATATTGGATCAAGCTCTTCTAAGGCCTGGTCGTATTGATAGGAAGATTGAATTTCCAAATCCTAATGCAGAT TCCCGTGGTGATATTTTGAAGATTCACTCAAGGAAAATGAACTTGATGCGTGGCATTGATCTGAAAAAGATTGCCGAGAAGATGAACGGGGCATCAGGAGCAGAGCTAAAG GCGGTCTGCACAGAAGCTGGAATGTTTGCCCTCCGCGAGAGAAGGGTGCACGTCACCCAGGAGGATTTCGAGATGGCCGTGGCAAAGGTGATGAAGAAGGATACCGAGAAGAACATGTCGCTGCGGAAGCTATGGAAGTGA